The DNA segment GGGCAGCTACAACGGCACCGAGAATTTCGGGGCCTTCCCCTATCAGGGCATCGTGCTCGCCCATTCCAACGAGTCGGAATGGCTGCAGTTCAAGAACAACCGCAACAACGAGGCGTTTCTCGACCGCATCCTGGTGGTCAAGGTGCCGTATTGCCTGCGCGTCACCGAGGAGCGGCGGATCTACGAGAAGCTGCTGCGCGAAAGCGAGCTCGCCGACAGTCCCTGCGCGCCCGAGGTGCTCGATATCTTGAGCCGCTTCTCGGTCTCGACGCGGCTCGCCGAATTCGACAACTCGCCGCTCTACACCAAGATGCGCGTCTATGACGGCGAGAACCTGAAGGAGGTCGAGCCCAAGGCGAAGGCGATCCAGGAATATCGCGACGCGGCCGGCGTCGACGAGGGCATGACCGGCGTCAGCACGCGCTTCGCCTTCAAGATCCTGTCGCAGACCTTCAACTACGACACCGAGGAGCTGGCCGCCGACCCGGTGCACCTGATGTACATTCTCGAAGGCGCGATCAAGCGCGAGCAGTTCCCCAAGGAAACCGAAGCGGCCTATCTCGACTTCATCAAGTCGGAGCTGGCGACGCGCTATGCCGAGTTCATCGGCCACGAGATCCAGAAGGCCTATCTGGAATCCTATGGCGAATACGGCCAGAACCTGTTCGACCGCTACATCGCCTATGCCGATGCCTGGGTCGAGGATCAGGACTACAAGGACCCCGATACCGGCCAGATCCTCAACCGGCAGGTTCTGGACACCGAATTGTCCCAGGTCGAGAAGCCGGCCGGCATCGCCAATCCCAAGGACTTCCGCAACGAGGTGGTGAAGTTCACACTGCGCGCGAGGGCCCGGAACAACGGCCGCAATCCGTCCTGGACCAGCTATGAAAAGCTGCGCGAGGTCATCGAGAAGCGGATGTTCGGCCAGGTCGAGGACCTTTTGCCGATCATCAGCTTCGGCTCGAAGCAGGACAGCGTGACGGAGAAGCGCCACCAGGGCTTCGTGCAGCGCATGGTCGAGCGCGGCTATACCGAGCGTCAGGTCCGGCGCCTGGTGGACTGGTACATGCGGGTGAACAAGGCGGGCTGACCTTAGGCCGGGAGCGCGCCATGCCGATCTTCGTCGACCGCCGCCTGAACCCGAAGGACAAGAGCCTGGGCAATCGCCAGCGCTTCCTGCGGCGCGTGCGGGCGGAACTGAAGCGCAGCGTCCAGGAGCAGATCCGGGCCGGCAAGATTGCCGATGTCGATGGCGAACACGCCATCGCGATGCCAGCGGCGGGCACGGGCGAGCCGAGCTTCCGCGAGGCGAAGGACAGTGGCCGCCGCCAGCATGTCCTGCCCGGAAACCAGCGTTTCACACCGGGCGACCAGCTGCCGAAACCGGGGCAGGGCGGCGGCATGGGCTCCTCGCCGGGCTCTCAAGCCTCCGAGGACGATTTCCGCTTCATATTGTCGCGCGAGGAGGTGCTCGACCTGTTCTTCGAGGATCTGGAACTGCCCGACATGGTCAAGCTCAACCTCAAGGAAATCCTCGCCTTCAAGCCGCGGTGGGCCGGCTATTCGGTGAGCGGGGCGCCGACCAACATCAGCGTCGCCCGCACCATGCGCAACAGCCATGGCCGTCGCATCGCGCTGAGGCGGCCCAAGCGCGAGGAGATCGAGGCGATCCTGCGCGAGATCGCCAGCCTCGAAGCGGCGGGGGCCGCGGATCGCCGGCGCATCGCCGCGCTGCGCGCCGAGCTCGACCGGCTGGAGCGCCGGCGCCGGGTCATCGCCTTCGTCGACCCGGTCGACATCCGCTTCAACCGCTTCGATCCCCAGCCCCAGCCCAACGCGAACGCCGTGATGTTCTGCCTGATGGACGTCTCGGGCTCGATGGGCCAGCGCGAGAAGGACCTCGCCAAGCGCTTCTTCGTCCTGCTGCATCTTTTCCTGAAGCGGCGCTATGACCGCACCGAGCTCGTCTTCATCCGCCACACCCACACGGCGCAGGAGGTGGATGAGGAGACGTTCTTCCACAGCACGCAGAGCGGCGGCACCGTCGTCTCGACGGCGCTGGAGGAGATGCAGCGTGTCATCGCCGCGCGCTATCCGAGCCGGGAATGGAACATCTACGCCGCCCAGGCCTCGGACGGCGACAACCTGGCGACGGATTCCGAGCGCTGCCTCAGCCTGATGGACGGCGAGATCATGCGGCTCTGCCAGTATTTCGCCTATGTCGAGATCATCGACGAGCGCGAGAGCGAGATCTTCGGCTCGACCGACAACGGCACCTCGCTCTGGCGTGCCTATCTCACGGTCAAGGACAGGTGGCGGAACTTCGACATGAGCCGCATCGCCAGGGCTTCCGACATCTACCCTGTTTTCCGGCGGCTGTTCACCCGGCAGCCGGCCTCGCAGCGCGAGTGAAAGGAGCGCCGATGCCCGAGCATGCGTCCCAGCGCGAGCTGTTGTTCTCCGGTTCGGACTGGAGCTTCCGCAGCCTGTCGCGGGCCTATGACGTCATCGAGGCCGTGGCGAAGGAGGAGCTCGGGCTCGATACCTACCCGGTGCAGATGGAGGTCATCTCCTCGGAGCAGATGCTCGACGCCTATTCGTCGATCGGCATGCCGCTGATGTACCGGCACTGGTCGTTCGGCAAGCATTTCCTCTATCGGGAGCTGCTCTACCGCAAGGGTGGGCGCGGGCTCGCCTATGAGCTCGTGATCAACGCGAATCCCTGCATCGTCTACCTGATGGAAGAGAACACCATGGCGCTCCAGGCCCTGGTGACGGCGCATGCCGCCTTCGGGCACAATCATTTCTTCAAGAACAACTACCTGTTCCGGCAATGGACGGATGCCGGCGCCATCCTGGGCTATCTGGATTTCGCCAAGGGCTTCATCGCCCGCT comes from the Bosea sp. (in: a-proteobacteria) genome and includes:
- a CDS encoding YeaH/YhbH family protein, with amino-acid sequence MPIFVDRRLNPKDKSLGNRQRFLRRVRAELKRSVQEQIRAGKIADVDGEHAIAMPAAGTGEPSFREAKDSGRRQHVLPGNQRFTPGDQLPKPGQGGGMGSSPGSQASEDDFRFILSREEVLDLFFEDLELPDMVKLNLKEILAFKPRWAGYSVSGAPTNISVARTMRNSHGRRIALRRPKREEIEAILREIASLEAAGAADRRRIAALRAELDRLERRRRVIAFVDPVDIRFNRFDPQPQPNANAVMFCLMDVSGSMGQREKDLAKRFFVLLHLFLKRRYDRTELVFIRHTHTAQEVDEETFFHSTQSGGTVVSTALEEMQRVIAARYPSREWNIYAAQASDGDNLATDSERCLSLMDGEIMRLCQYFAYVEIIDERESEIFGSTDNGTSLWRAYLTVKDRWRNFDMSRIARASDIYPVFRRLFTRQPASQRE
- a CDS encoding PrkA family serine protein kinase, whose amino-acid sequence is MTEKASEVFRLFSEDYRSYSQEEMSLQEYLLACREDKSMYASAAERMVDAIGMAKLFDTSQDERLGRIFANRTIKIYPSFADFFGMEDTIERIAGYFRYASQGLEERKQILYLLGPVGGGKSSLAERLKKLMEERPFYTLKLGGEISPVFESPLGLFRPDRMGDLFEDKYGIARRRLSGLISPWAAKRLDELSGDISKFSVVRLMPSRLRQIGIAKTEPGDENNQDVSTLVGKVDIRQLENFSQSDPDAYSYSGGLNRTTQGLLEFVEMFKAPIKVLHPLLTATQEGSYNGTENFGAFPYQGIVLAHSNESEWLQFKNNRNNEAFLDRILVVKVPYCLRVTEERRIYEKLLRESELADSPCAPEVLDILSRFSVSTRLAEFDNSPLYTKMRVYDGENLKEVEPKAKAIQEYRDAAGVDEGMTGVSTRFAFKILSQTFNYDTEELAADPVHLMYILEGAIKREQFPKETEAAYLDFIKSELATRYAEFIGHEIQKAYLESYGEYGQNLFDRYIAYADAWVEDQDYKDPDTGQILNRQVLDTELSQVEKPAGIANPKDFRNEVVKFTLRARARNNGRNPSWTSYEKLREVIEKRMFGQVEDLLPIISFGSKQDSVTEKRHQGFVQRMVERGYTERQVRRLVDWYMRVNKAG